In one window of Dokdonia sp. PRO95 DNA:
- the msrB gene encoding peptide-methionine (R)-S-oxide reductase MsrB → MSYPIQKTEAEWLEELGPERYRILREKGTERPFTGTYNLHNEEGAYHCGACDQKLFESASKFDSGCGWPSFDESIPGTVEYVRDKSLGMIRTEILCSNCGSHLGHVFDDGPTASGQRYCVNSLSIDFEK, encoded by the coding sequence ATGAGTTACCCAATACAAAAAACGGAGGCAGAATGGCTCGAGGAGCTAGGCCCAGAACGTTATCGCATACTGAGAGAAAAAGGAACAGAACGCCCATTTACTGGAACTTATAATCTACACAACGAAGAAGGCGCTTACCATTGCGGTGCCTGTGACCAAAAGCTTTTTGAAAGCGCATCAAAATTTGACAGTGGTTGTGGATGGCCTAGTTTTGACGAGTCCATCCCAGGAACTGTAGAGTATGTACGTGACAAATCACTGGGAATGATAAGAACGGAAATTCTATGTTCTAATTGCGGTTCTCACTTAGGACACGTTTTTGACGATGGCCCTACTGCAAGCGGACAACGATACTGTGTAAATTCACTAAGTATAGATTTTGAAAAATAA
- the msrB gene encoding peptide-methionine (R)-S-oxide reductase MsrB, with protein sequence MKRIIGVFALLSIFTSCTGSAQESKKESFEVTKTDAEWKAQLTEEQYYVLRLEGTERPNSSPLNNVKEAGTFHCAACDTPLFKTKNKFDSGTGWPSFDRGIEGNIAYSSDRKLGYTRTEEHCATCGGHLGHVFNDGPKETTGKRHCINGDALVFVPESK encoded by the coding sequence ATGAAAAGAATAATAGGAGTATTTGCTTTATTAAGCATTTTTACTAGTTGCACAGGGTCTGCTCAAGAGAGCAAAAAAGAAAGCTTTGAGGTTACAAAAACAGATGCGGAATGGAAAGCACAGCTAACCGAAGAACAATATTATGTATTGCGTTTAGAAGGTACAGAGCGACCTAACTCTAGCCCGCTCAATAATGTAAAAGAAGCGGGAACTTTTCACTGTGCTGCTTGTGACACACCGCTTTTTAAAACAAAAAATAAATTTGATAGTGGAACTGGCTGGCCTAGTTTTGACAGAGGTATAGAAGGAAATATAGCATATAGCTCTGATCGTAAACTTGGTTATACAAGAACCGAAGAGCATTGTGCTACATGTGGAGGACATCTAGGACACGTTTTTAACGACGGACCTAAAGAAACTACAGGAAAAAGACATTGTATTAATGGAGATGCACTCGTATTTGTGCCAGAATCAAAATAA
- a CDS encoding glycogen synthase → MNILHVSAECYPVAKVGGLADVVGALPKYQNRIGHTAAVIMPYYKTSWVERATGSIVFFHNIVIEGTTYFGEVIDVDNELGFPLFLVRITELTDRRKVYGYEDDPLRFVAFQRVVLQWVLSLKKKLDIMHCHDHHTGFIPFMMQRCPEFDSLMKVPTLLSIHNAQYQGNFSHDMVGMLPRFRESDKGLLDWYGDINPLAAAIKCAWRVNTVSPSYMVELQEKANGLEGLLRDEKSKCVGILNGIDAETWNPATDDYLIKNYTIRTRVKGREANKKAICDEFGLDASKPLFGFIGRLVWEKGADLLPEIIDTALKQHDINIILLGSGSQEVERQLEELKTKYKGRYNAHIGYEERMSHQVYAGADFLLMPSRVEPCGLNQLYSLRYGCMPIVRRTGGLKDTVIDIGDGGHGICHDQTSVWDVVYSIERASLFYKDKKAFSANQKQMMEIDHSWENAAETYVSLYKEMIPKEVNIKK, encoded by the coding sequence ATGAATATTCTTCATGTAAGTGCCGAGTGTTATCCTGTTGCAAAAGTAGGCGGGCTAGCAGATGTGGTTGGTGCTCTCCCAAAATATCAAAATCGCATAGGTCATACTGCTGCGGTGATAATGCCGTATTATAAAACGAGCTGGGTGGAACGGGCGACAGGTTCTATAGTCTTTTTTCACAACATAGTCATAGAGGGTACAACGTATTTTGGCGAAGTTATAGATGTAGATAATGAGCTGGGTTTTCCATTGTTTTTAGTCAGAATCACAGAGCTTACAGATAGAAGGAAGGTATATGGATATGAAGATGATCCATTGCGTTTTGTTGCTTTTCAACGAGTAGTGCTACAATGGGTGTTAAGTTTAAAGAAAAAACTAGATATCATGCATTGCCATGATCATCATACAGGATTTATACCTTTTATGATGCAACGTTGCCCAGAGTTTGATAGCCTTATGAAAGTACCTACCTTACTTTCTATACATAATGCGCAGTATCAAGGTAACTTCTCACACGATATGGTTGGAATGTTACCACGCTTTCGCGAAAGCGATAAAGGACTCCTAGATTGGTACGGTGATATAAACCCACTTGCTGCTGCTATTAAATGTGCATGGCGAGTGAATACTGTATCTCCATCATATATGGTGGAATTACAAGAAAAAGCAAATGGACTAGAAGGCTTGCTTAGAGACGAAAAATCAAAGTGCGTGGGGATTCTAAACGGTATTGATGCCGAAACATGGAACCCTGCTACAGATGATTACCTTATTAAAAATTATACAATAAGAACGAGAGTTAAAGGCCGTGAGGCTAATAAAAAGGCTATTTGTGATGAGTTTGGGTTAGACGCCTCAAAACCACTTTTCGGGTTTATAGGTAGGCTGGTCTGGGAGAAAGGAGCAGATTTATTACCTGAGATTATTGATACTGCTTTAAAACAGCATGATATTAATATCATTTTATTAGGGAGCGGCTCGCAAGAAGTAGAACGCCAGCTAGAGGAACTTAAGACCAAGTATAAAGGAAGATATAATGCTCATATAGGTTATGAAGAAAGGATGTCACATCAAGTATATGCTGGAGCAGATTTTCTTTTAATGCCTAGTAGGGTTGAACCTTGCGGTTTAAATCAGTTATATAGCTTAAGATATGGTTGTATGCCTATTGTGCGACGCACTGGAGGGTTAAAAGATACAGTTATAGATATAGGGGATGGCGGTCATGGTATTTGTCATGATCAAACTTCTGTATGGGATGTTGTATACAGCATAGAGCGCGCTTCTCTTTTTTATAAGGATAAGAAAGCCTTTAGTGCAAATCAAAAACAAATGATGGAGATAGACCACAGCTGGGAAAACGCAGCAGAAACCTATGTCTCATTATATAAAGAAATGATACCTAAGGAAGTCAACATAAAAAAATAA
- the lpdA gene encoding dihydrolipoyl dehydrogenase gives MSKYDVIVLGSGPGGYVTAIRASQLGLKTAVIEKESLGGVCLNWGCIPTKALLKSAQVFEYLNHAEDYGLKATGVEKDFTAVVKRSRGVAEGMSKGVQFLMKKNKIDVINGFGKIKPGKKVDVDGKEYSANHIIIATGARSRELPNLKQDGETVIGYRKAMTLEKQPKSMIVVGSGAIGVEFASFYNTMGTEVTIVEYLPNVVPVEDEDVSKQFERSMKKAGIKVMTNSSVEKVEKTKTGVKATVKTKKGEEILEADIVLSAVGIKTNIENIGLEDVGIVTDKDKIIVNDFYQTNMPGYYAIGDVTPGPALAHVASAEGITCVEKIAGMNVEKIDYGNIPGCTYATPEIASVGLTEKQAKEAGYELKVGKFPFSASGKASASGAKDGFVKVIFDAKYGEWLGCHMIGAGVTDMIAEAVLGRKLETTGHEVLKTIHPHPTMSEAVMEAVADAYDEVIHL, from the coding sequence ATGAGCAAATATGATGTAATCGTTTTAGGAAGTGGTCCAGGCGGATATGTAACAGCAATACGCGCAAGCCAGTTAGGCTTAAAAACTGCGGTTATTGAAAAAGAAAGCCTAGGAGGCGTTTGTTTAAACTGGGGTTGTATCCCTACAAAAGCCCTTCTTAAAAGTGCTCAGGTATTTGAATACTTAAATCACGCAGAAGACTATGGTCTTAAAGCAACAGGAGTAGAAAAAGACTTTACTGCAGTTGTAAAACGTAGTCGTGGAGTGGCAGAGGGAATGAGCAAAGGTGTTCAATTCTTAATGAAGAAAAATAAAATAGACGTTATAAACGGTTTCGGAAAGATCAAGCCTGGTAAAAAGGTAGATGTAGACGGTAAAGAATATAGCGCAAACCATATTATAATCGCAACGGGCGCTCGCTCACGTGAGTTACCTAATCTTAAGCAAGATGGTGAGACGGTAATAGGTTACCGTAAAGCGATGACACTTGAGAAGCAACCTAAATCTATGATTGTAGTAGGATCTGGAGCTATAGGTGTTGAGTTTGCTAGTTTTTATAACACAATGGGTACAGAAGTAACTATTGTAGAGTATTTACCAAACGTTGTTCCTGTAGAGGATGAAGATGTATCAAAACAATTTGAGCGTTCAATGAAGAAAGCTGGAATTAAAGTGATGACAAACTCTTCTGTAGAAAAAGTTGAAAAAACAAAGACTGGTGTAAAAGCTACGGTAAAGACTAAAAAAGGAGAAGAAATCCTTGAGGCTGATATCGTATTAAGTGCTGTAGGAATCAAAACTAATATTGAAAACATAGGCTTAGAGGATGTAGGTATCGTAACAGATAAAGACAAAATTATCGTTAATGATTTTTACCAAACTAACATGCCAGGTTACTATGCAATAGGAGATGTAACTCCTGGTCCTGCTCTTGCTCACGTAGCATCTGCAGAAGGAATTACTTGTGTAGAAAAAATTGCAGGTATGAACGTAGAAAAAATAGACTACGGCAACATACCAGGATGTACGTATGCAACTCCAGAAATCGCATCTGTAGGACTGACAGAAAAGCAAGCAAAAGAAGCTGGATACGAACTGAAAGTAGGTAAATTCCCTTTTTCTGCATCTGGTAAAGCAAGTGCTTCTGGAGCAAAAGATGGGTTTGTAAAAGTAATCTTTGATGCAAAATATGGTGAGTGGCTAGGATGTCACATGATAGGTGCAGGAGTTACAGATATGATTGCAGAAGCTGTCTTAGGACGTAAGCTTGAAACTACAGGTCACGAAGTATTAAAAACCATCCACCCACACCCTACAATGAGTGAGGCTGTGATGGAAGCAGTAGCAGATGCTTATGATGAAGTAATTCACCTATAA
- a CDS encoding ectonucleotide pyrophosphatase/phosphodiesterase: MMKHFDFFKLLHLFVISFILGSCGPASNVNRFAPLTTVNTAESLKKPYVILISLDGFRHDYVNTYNPPHLSSFIQEGSQAASLIPSFPTKTFPNHYTIATGMYPDNHGLLANSYYNYEKKKTYSIGNRETVVDGSFYNGTPLWVNANSEGMVTASYFFVGTEADIQGVHPTYYYNYDGKATNQERVDQAIKWLEMPEQTRPHLITLYFSDMDDTGHRYGPNSKEKLKEALFKLDSTLGNLFSRVDNTGLPVNIVITSDHGMAEQSIEKLISTEPLINDALYNMIDNGVILNIHPHTSAETDKIFNKLKKLENKFTVYKTKDTPHFEYVPKNKNWGPIQVIPDHGYYFSSSKSIERRKTGNQEVFGVHGFTPALKDMHGILYAKGPAINAGGRLPSVKNIHVYPMICKILGLSVPSNVDGKLSYLRDMLRE, encoded by the coding sequence ATGATGAAACATTTTGATTTCTTTAAATTATTACATCTCTTTGTAATTTCCTTCATATTAGGGTCGTGTGGACCTGCTTCAAACGTAAATCGTTTTGCTCCACTTACTACAGTAAATACTGCAGAGTCTTTAAAAAAACCATACGTAATATTGATATCACTCGATGGTTTTAGACACGATTATGTAAATACTTATAACCCTCCTCATTTAAGTTCATTTATACAAGAAGGATCTCAAGCTGCTTCCTTGATACCATCTTTTCCCACAAAAACATTTCCTAATCACTACACGATTGCAACAGGAATGTATCCTGATAATCACGGCCTGCTTGCAAACTCATATTATAATTATGAAAAGAAAAAAACATACAGCATAGGTAATCGAGAGACCGTGGTAGATGGGTCTTTTTATAATGGAACTCCATTATGGGTAAATGCAAATAGTGAAGGTATGGTAACGGCTAGTTACTTTTTTGTTGGCACAGAAGCAGATATTCAAGGTGTACACCCTACTTACTATTATAATTACGATGGGAAAGCAACCAATCAAGAACGCGTAGATCAAGCAATAAAGTGGTTAGAAATGCCCGAACAAACAAGACCACATCTTATCACTCTATACTTCTCTGATATGGATGATACTGGACATCGTTACGGCCCAAACAGTAAAGAGAAACTAAAAGAAGCGCTTTTTAAACTAGATAGTACACTAGGAAATTTATTCAGTCGCGTTGATAACACGGGATTACCAGTAAATATTGTTATTACCTCAGACCATGGTATGGCAGAGCAATCTATTGAAAAACTCATTAGTACGGAGCCACTAATTAACGATGCGCTTTACAACATGATTGACAACGGTGTCATTCTCAATATACACCCTCATACTAGTGCGGAAACAGATAAAATTTTCAATAAATTAAAGAAACTAGAAAACAAATTCACGGTTTATAAAACCAAAGACACACCACATTTTGAGTATGTCCCAAAGAATAAAAACTGGGGACCCATACAAGTAATTCCTGATCATGGGTATTACTTTAGTTCAAGTAAGAGTATCGAAAGAAGAAAAACTGGAAACCAAGAAGTCTTTGGTGTACATGGGTTCACTCCTGCTTTAAAAGATATGCACGGTATTCTTTATGCAAAAGGTCCAGCGATAAACGCGGGAGGAAGATTACCTTCTGTAAAAAACATTCACGTATACCCTATGATATGTAAAATTCTAGGACTTTCTGTACCTAGTAATGTAGATGGCAAATTATCTTACTTAAGAGA